From a single Falco peregrinus isolate bFalPer1 chromosome 10, bFalPer1.pri, whole genome shotgun sequence genomic region:
- the LOC101917448 gene encoding NADH-cytochrome b5 reductase-like isoform X3, which produces MLTMSGNEHDWLALKPQEPSPSQCCGSGCKPCIYDVYEKELAQWERAKAKQDKSLLIEKKEQSNNSELNPDTFTAFSISSVEQLTEDTYQYKFELPGNSSLRLSLGQHIVLRGVVNGLEVQRAYTPIRNAEGYFEVLMKCYEAGLMSQYIKTWKKGDTVFWRGPFGGFPYRPNKHGELLMLASGTGLAPMLPILQSITDDEEDETFVTLVGCFHTFDKIYLKPLLQDLARYWNIRIFYVLSQETSLEKLPWSYQENTFTGRLNEDLMKTIINSCRRRPFVLICGSSAFSEDMSRYLKAVGIEENSCFVF; this is translated from the exons ATGTTG ACAATGAGTGGAAATGAGCACGACTGGCTGGCTCTCAAACCCCAGGAACCTTCTCCATCCCAGTGCTGCGGCAGCGGCTGCAAACCCTGCATCTATGATGTGTATGAGAAGGAGCTTGCACAATGGGAGAGggccaaagcaaagcaagacaaaagCCTTCTCATAGAAAAGAAGGAGCAG AGCAATAATTCAGAACTGAATCCAGATACATTTACTGCATTCAGCATAAGCTCGGTGGAGCAGCTAACAGAGGACACCTACCAGTACAAATTTGAATTACCGGGAAATAGCAGTCTGCGATTGAGTTTAGGACAACATATCGTGTTAAG AGGAGTGGTGAATGGTTTGGAGGTCCAGCGAGCCTATACTCCGATTAGGAATGCAGAAGGTTACTTTGAAGTTTTAATGAAA TGCtatgaagctgggttaatgtCACAATACATAAAAACGTGGAAAAAAGGAGACACGGTCTTTTGGCGTGGGCCGTTTGGAGGGTTCCCGTATCGACCTAATAAG CATGGAGAACTCCTCATGCTGGCATCTGGTACTGGCCTCGCACCAATGCTTCCCATCCTCCAGTCTATAACAGATGATGAAGAGGATGAAACCTTTGTGACTCTTGTTGGTTGCTTCCATACCTTTgacaaaatttatttgaaacCACTTCTCCAGGATCTGGCTCGATACTGGAACATCAGAATATTTTACGTCCTAAGCCAG gaAACTTCACTGGAAAAACTTCCATGGAGCTATCAGGAAAACACATTCACTGGTCGTCTCAATGAAGACTTGATGAAGACGATAATAAATTCCTGTCGAAGAAGACCATTTGTATTAATCTGTGGCTCTTCTGCATTCAGTGAAGATATGAGTAGATACTTGAAGGCTGTGGGAATTGAAGAAAAttcctgttttgtcttttaG
- the LOC101917448 gene encoding NADH-cytochrome b5 reductase-like isoform X4, with protein sequence MLTMSGNEHDWLALKPQEPSPSQCCGSGCKPCIYDVYEKELAQWERAKAKQDKSLLIEKKEQSNNSELNPDTFTAFSISSVEQLTEDTYQYKFELPGNSSLRLSLGQHIVLRGVVNGLEVQRAYTPIRNAEGYFEVLMKCYEAGLMSQYIKTWKKGDTVFWRGPFGGFPYRPNKGHFISVAARRN encoded by the exons ATGTTG ACAATGAGTGGAAATGAGCACGACTGGCTGGCTCTCAAACCCCAGGAACCTTCTCCATCCCAGTGCTGCGGCAGCGGCTGCAAACCCTGCATCTATGATGTGTATGAGAAGGAGCTTGCACAATGGGAGAGggccaaagcaaagcaagacaaaagCCTTCTCATAGAAAAGAAGGAGCAG AGCAATAATTCAGAACTGAATCCAGATACATTTACTGCATTCAGCATAAGCTCGGTGGAGCAGCTAACAGAGGACACCTACCAGTACAAATTTGAATTACCGGGAAATAGCAGTCTGCGATTGAGTTTAGGACAACATATCGTGTTAAG AGGAGTGGTGAATGGTTTGGAGGTCCAGCGAGCCTATACTCCGATTAGGAATGCAGAAGGTTACTTTGAAGTTTTAATGAAA TGCtatgaagctgggttaatgtCACAATACATAAAAACGTGGAAAAAAGGAGACACGGTCTTTTGGCGTGGGCCGTTTGGAGGGTTCCCGTATCGACCTAATAAG GGACACTTTATCAGTGTGGCAGCAAGGAGGAACTGA
- the LOC101917448 gene encoding NADH-cytochrome b5 reductase-like isoform X2 yields MSGNEHDWLALKPQEPSPSQCCGSGCKPCIYDVYEKELAQWERAKAKQDKSLLIEKKEQSNNSELNPDTFTAFSISSVEQLTEDTYQYKFELPGNSSLRLSLGQHIVLRGVVNGLEVQRAYTPIRNAEGYFEVLMKCYEAGLMSQYIKTWKKGDTVFWRGPFGGFPYRPNKVLPGLLYSATTLAVNWRKYTLLNCRIVKKEEEREVDRRLENTSRVLCSSLALEVPGACNKRNVLCSSHECGSVFALFEPHCFFVTERKPEGELLIFFSLGYSLNCSSSSKVSRHPATLQMLIPPADTRLAAKKKQIQFQGKASHTY; encoded by the exons ATGAGTGGAAATGAGCACGACTGGCTGGCTCTCAAACCCCAGGAACCTTCTCCATCCCAGTGCTGCGGCAGCGGCTGCAAACCCTGCATCTATGATGTGTATGAGAAGGAGCTTGCACAATGGGAGAGggccaaagcaaagcaagacaaaagCCTTCTCATAGAAAAGAAGGAGCAG AGCAATAATTCAGAACTGAATCCAGATACATTTACTGCATTCAGCATAAGCTCGGTGGAGCAGCTAACAGAGGACACCTACCAGTACAAATTTGAATTACCGGGAAATAGCAGTCTGCGATTGAGTTTAGGACAACATATCGTGTTAAG AGGAGTGGTGAATGGTTTGGAGGTCCAGCGAGCCTATACTCCGATTAGGAATGCAGAAGGTTACTTTGAAGTTTTAATGAAA TGCtatgaagctgggttaatgtCACAATACATAAAAACGTGGAAAAAAGGAGACACGGTCTTTTGGCGTGGGCCGTTTGGAGGGTTCCCGTATCGACCTAATAAG GTGCTTCCTGGGTTACTGTACAGTGCTACCACATTAGCAGTCAACTGGAGAAAATACACATTACTGAACTGCAGAATAGttaagaaggaagaggagagggaagtaGACAGGAGACTGGAAAATACTAGCAGGGTGCTCTGTTCTTCACTTGCATTAGAAGTTCCTGGTGCCTGTAACAAACGGAATGTACTTTGCAGCAGCCATGAGTGTGGATCGGTTTTTGCCTTGTTTGAACCACACTGCTTTTTTGTGACTGAGCGCAAGCCTGAAGGGGAGTTGTtgatctttttctctcttgggTATTCCCTGAACTGTAGCAGCTCCAGTAAGGTGTCACGTCACCCAGCCACTCTGCAAATGTTGATCCCACCTGCTGATACCAGGCTcgctgcaaaaaaaaagcagatccAGTTTCAGGGGAAGGCTTCTCACACATACTAA
- the LOC101917448 gene encoding NADH-cytochrome b5 reductase-like isoform X1, with protein MLTMSGNEHDWLALKPQEPSPSQCCGSGCKPCIYDVYEKELAQWERAKAKQDKSLLIEKKEQSNNSELNPDTFTAFSISSVEQLTEDTYQYKFELPGNSSLRLSLGQHIVLRGVVNGLEVQRAYTPIRNAEGYFEVLMKCYEAGLMSQYIKTWKKGDTVFWRGPFGGFPYRPNKVLPGLLYSATTLAVNWRKYTLLNCRIVKKEEEREVDRRLENTSRVLCSSLALEVPGACNKRNVLCSSHECGSVFALFEPHCFFVTERKPEGELLIFFSLGYSLNCSSSSKVSRHPATLQMLIPPADTRLAAKKKQIQFQGKASHTY; from the exons ATGTTG ACAATGAGTGGAAATGAGCACGACTGGCTGGCTCTCAAACCCCAGGAACCTTCTCCATCCCAGTGCTGCGGCAGCGGCTGCAAACCCTGCATCTATGATGTGTATGAGAAGGAGCTTGCACAATGGGAGAGggccaaagcaaagcaagacaaaagCCTTCTCATAGAAAAGAAGGAGCAG AGCAATAATTCAGAACTGAATCCAGATACATTTACTGCATTCAGCATAAGCTCGGTGGAGCAGCTAACAGAGGACACCTACCAGTACAAATTTGAATTACCGGGAAATAGCAGTCTGCGATTGAGTTTAGGACAACATATCGTGTTAAG AGGAGTGGTGAATGGTTTGGAGGTCCAGCGAGCCTATACTCCGATTAGGAATGCAGAAGGTTACTTTGAAGTTTTAATGAAA TGCtatgaagctgggttaatgtCACAATACATAAAAACGTGGAAAAAAGGAGACACGGTCTTTTGGCGTGGGCCGTTTGGAGGGTTCCCGTATCGACCTAATAAG GTGCTTCCTGGGTTACTGTACAGTGCTACCACATTAGCAGTCAACTGGAGAAAATACACATTACTGAACTGCAGAATAGttaagaaggaagaggagagggaagtaGACAGGAGACTGGAAAATACTAGCAGGGTGCTCTGTTCTTCACTTGCATTAGAAGTTCCTGGTGCCTGTAACAAACGGAATGTACTTTGCAGCAGCCATGAGTGTGGATCGGTTTTTGCCTTGTTTGAACCACACTGCTTTTTTGTGACTGAGCGCAAGCCTGAAGGGGAGTTGTtgatctttttctctcttgggTATTCCCTGAACTGTAGCAGCTCCAGTAAGGTGTCACGTCACCCAGCCACTCTGCAAATGTTGATCCCACCTGCTGATACCAGGCTcgctgcaaaaaaaaagcagatccAGTTTCAGGGGAAGGCTTCTCACACATACTAA
- the MRPL37 gene encoding 39S ribosomal protein L37, mitochondrial has product MAAGLVVLRRVAVAAAVRGRGALTRGILTRAAPRRHRGPLPRTPWTTRGPPPEVLAQRVERRPVREQVELDTITYAGRQHFMPGLARPRFPRWDRGWHDRWHSRGPRYEDMPLYKERSCYICHQRARLLEGVRQAQWLTKTKLVEGLPPSVLSILDNPAHQLEDYEEGVKRAVSHARLWHTTEVVPRREYYCPVLFEDLVHLCRLMSAKYPSLTKRMLARNYKVAAMWERGSTLLQVRGLNGILMNSMTPIPPVASKEEIVATAEHVLETFYPISPTIDLQEVHVYKELNDTGFRDGYPYPHPHTLFFLESANIRTNRFRPEQLRAKMLMFAFGNALAKAKVLYGNDPKVLEQPVVVQSIGTDGQQFQFMVFQLNTTDLVSNDGIKNLVWIDSDQNLYEKAQCIPEVKKRVVVKPAGIYGFQPDTFKKFLALYLHGAV; this is encoded by the exons ATGGCGGCGGGGCTCGTGGTGCTGAGGCGggtggcggtggcggcggcggtgcGGGGGCGCGGCGCCCTCACCCGCGGCATCCTCACCCgtgccgcgccgcgccgccacCGCGGGCCGCTGCCGCGGACGCCCTGGACCACCCGCGGGCCGCCGCCGGAGGTGCTGGCCCAGCGGGTGGAGCGGCGGCCGGTGCGGGAGCAGGTGGAGCTGGACACTATCACGTACGCGGGGCGGCAGCACTTCATGCCCGGCCTGGCCCGGCCGCGCTTCCCACGCTGGGACCGCGGCTGGCATGACCGCTGGCACTCGCGGGGGCCGCGCTACGAGGACATGCCGCTCTACAAGGAGCGCAGCTGCTACATCTGCCACCAGCGCGCCCGCCTGCTGGAAG GAGTGCGGCAAGCGCAGTGGCTCACCAAGACGAAGCTGGTGGAAGGTTTGCCACCATCGGTGCTGAGCATCCTTGACAACCCGGCTCACCAGCTGGAGGACTATGAGGAGGGGGTAAAGCGTGCAGTCTCACATGCACGGCTCTGGCACACGACAGAAGTTGTTCCCAGGAGAGAGTATTATTG CCCAGTACTGTTTGAAGACTTGGTGCATTTATGTCGGTTAATGTCTGCGAAGTACCCTTCTCTAACTAAAAGAATGTTGGCTAGAAACTACAAGGTAGCAGCTATGTGGGAAAGAG GATCCACTCTCCTTCAGGTCCGCGGCCTGAATGGAATACTTATGAACTCTATGACCCCAATACCACCAGTAGCCTCCAAGGAGGAGATAGTGGCCACTGCAGAACACGTTCTGGAGACTTTTTATCCCATCTCTCCTACAATTGATCTTCAGGAAGTGCATGTGTACAAAGAGCTCAACGATACAG GTTTTAGAGATGGTTATCCGTACCCTCATCCTCACACTCTGTTCTTCCTGGAATCGGCCAACATTCGTACTAACAGGTTCAGACCAGAACAACTTCGTGCTAAAATGCTGATGTTTGCTTTTGGCAATGCGCTGGCAAAGGCTAAGGTGCTGTACGGG AATGATCCCAAGGTTTTGGAGCAGCCAGTAGTGGTGCAAAGCATTGGCACAGATGGCCAGCAATTCCAGTTCATGGTGTTCCAGTTAAATACAACAGACCTTGTCTCTAATGATGGTATAAAAAATCTAGTCTGGATTGACTCTGATCAGAATCTGTATGAAAAAGCCCAGTGTATCCCAGAAGTCAAGAAGAGAGTTGTTGTG aagccCGCTGGAATATATGGCTTTCAGCCAGACACATTCAAGAAGTTTCTGGCACTGTATCTGCATGGAGCTGTGTGA